The Actinomadura sp. WMMB 499 genome includes a window with the following:
- the rpsF gene encoding 30S ribosomal protein S6 yields MRRYEVMTILEPGIDERTAPAALDPFLKVVKDAGGSVEKVDVWGRRRLAYDIQKKSEGIYAVVDLSAEPATVKELDRQLNLSESILRTKVIRPEAH; encoded by the coding sequence ATGCGTCGCTACGAAGTCATGACGATCCTCGAGCCCGGCATCGACGAGCGCACCGCTCCGGCGGCGCTCGACCCGTTCCTCAAGGTCGTCAAGGACGCCGGCGGGAGCGTCGAGAAGGTCGACGTCTGGGGCCGCCGGCGCCTGGCGTACGACATCCAGAAGAAGTCCGAAGGCATTTACGCGGTGGTCGACCTGTCGGCTGAGCCCGCCACGGTCAAGGAGCTCGACCGGCAGCTCAACCTCAGCGAGTCGATCCTCCGCACGAAGGTCATCCGTCCCGAGGCCCACTGA
- a CDS encoding single-stranded DNA-binding protein encodes MAGDTVITLVGNLVEDPTLRFTSSGVPVASFRIASTPRSFDRQSGEWKDGETLFMSCSVWRQAAENVAESLQRGMRVIVQGRLKARTYEAQGDKRTVFEIDVEEVGPSLRSATAKVNKTQRQGGGGGGFGGGGGGGFGGGGQQGGGDGFGGGQPQGGFGGGGGGQQGAPAGDPWATGGGGGGGYNDDPPF; translated from the coding sequence ATGGCAGGCGACACCGTAATCACCCTCGTCGGGAACCTCGTCGAGGACCCGACCCTGCGTTTCACCAGCAGCGGCGTACCGGTCGCCTCCTTCCGGATCGCCTCGACGCCGCGGTCGTTCGACCGCCAGTCGGGCGAGTGGAAGGACGGCGAGACGCTGTTCATGTCGTGCAGCGTCTGGCGGCAGGCCGCGGAGAACGTGGCCGAGAGCCTGCAGCGCGGCATGCGGGTGATCGTGCAGGGCCGTCTCAAGGCGCGGACCTACGAGGCCCAGGGTGACAAGCGCACCGTCTTCGAGATCGACGTCGAAGAGGTCGGCCCGTCGCTGCGCAGCGCCACCGCGAAGGTCAACAAGACCCAGCGGCAGGGCGGCGGCGGAGGCGGCTTCGGCGGCGGAGGCGGCGGCGGGTTCGGCGGCGGCGGCCAGCAGGGCGGCGGCGACGGATTCGGCGGCGGCCAGCCCCAGGGCGGGTTCGGCGGCGGAGGCGGCGGCCAGCAGGGCGCCCCGGCCGGCGACCCCTGGGCCACCGGCGGCGGCGGTGGCGGCGGCTACAACGACGACCCGCCGTTCTAG
- the rpsR gene encoding 30S ribosomal protein S18, protein MAKPPPRKPKKKVCVFCQEKISYVDYKDTVLLRKFISDRGKIRARRVTGNCTQHQRDVATAIKNAREMALLPYTSTAR, encoded by the coding sequence ATGGCGAAGCCACCTCCTCGCAAGCCCAAGAAGAAGGTTTGCGTGTTCTGCCAGGAGAAGATCTCCTACGTCGACTACAAGGACACGGTCCTGCTGCGGAAGTTCATCTCCGACCGCGGCAAGATCCGTGCCCGCCGGGTCACGGGCAACTGCACCCAGCACCAGCGCGACGTCGCCACGGCGATCAAGAACGCCCGCGAGATGGCGCTGCTGCCCTACACCAGCACCGCGCGCTGA
- the rplI gene encoding 50S ribosomal protein L9 encodes MKLILTQQVSGLGEPGDVIDVRDGYGRNYLIPRGFAIRWTRGGEKEIDSIKKARSAREIATVEHAKEVADRLGGLRVTLRTRTGSNGRLFGAVTAADIAEAVKAANGPDLDRRRIEIGNPIKTVGTHRVSVRLHSDVNATIDVDVVEA; translated from the coding sequence ATGAAGCTCATCCTCACCCAGCAGGTCTCCGGGCTCGGCGAGCCCGGTGACGTCATCGACGTCCGGGACGGCTACGGCCGCAACTACCTGATCCCGCGCGGGTTCGCCATCCGGTGGACGCGCGGCGGCGAGAAGGAGATCGACTCGATCAAGAAGGCGCGGTCGGCGCGCGAGATCGCGACCGTCGAGCACGCCAAGGAGGTCGCCGACCGGCTCGGCGGGCTCCGCGTCACGCTGCGCACCCGGACCGGCAGCAACGGCCGCCTGTTCGGCGCCGTGACCGCCGCCGACATCGCCGAGGCGGTCAAGGCCGCCAACGGACCCGACCTGGACCGCCGCCGCATCGAGATCGGCAACCCGATCAAGACCGTCGGCACGCACCGGGTCAGCGTCCGGCTGCACTCGGACGTCAACGCCACCATCGACGTCGACGTCGTCGAGGCCTGA
- a CDS encoding peptidoglycan recognition family protein, giving the protein MPGWAAEPRVYTRADWNARAPKRPAEVRNRPPDHIIVHHTATANSKSRSLAHAFALSRAIQRWHMDGNGWDDTGQQLTISRGGIVMEGRNRSLDSIRAGNLAVGAQVLHHNDHTIGIENEGTYTRSGVPKNLWTSLVEVCAWLCEQYRLDPAAAIVGHRDFNATSCPGDRLYRRLPELRREVAGRLDGGPRGGSHPATSIFPGFDPFD; this is encoded by the coding sequence ATGCCGGGCTGGGCGGCCGAGCCCCGCGTCTACACGCGCGCGGACTGGAACGCCCGCGCGCCCAAGCGTCCCGCCGAGGTGCGGAACCGGCCGCCGGACCACATCATCGTGCACCACACCGCCACGGCGAACAGCAAGAGCAGGTCGCTCGCGCACGCGTTCGCGCTGTCCCGCGCCATCCAGCGCTGGCACATGGACGGCAACGGCTGGGACGACACCGGGCAGCAGCTCACGATCAGTCGCGGCGGCATCGTCATGGAGGGCCGCAACCGCAGCCTCGACTCGATCCGGGCCGGGAACCTCGCCGTCGGCGCGCAGGTGCTGCACCACAACGACCACACCATCGGCATCGAGAACGAGGGCACCTACACCAGGAGCGGCGTCCCCAAGAACCTGTGGACGTCGCTGGTCGAGGTGTGCGCGTGGCTGTGCGAGCAGTACCGGCTCGACCCGGCCGCGGCCATCGTCGGGCACCGCGACTTCAACGCGACCTCCTGCCCGGGGGACCGGCTCTACCGGAGGCTGCCCGAGCTGCGCCGCGAGGTCGCGGGCCGGCTGGACGGCGGGCCGAGGGGCGGCTCCCATCCGGCGACGTCGATCTTCCCGGGGTTCGACCCGTTCGACTGA
- a CDS encoding MATE family efflux transporter encodes MTNPRRLVTAQDREILRLAVPAFGALVAEPLFLLTDSAIIGHLGTAQLGGLGVAGQALGTLVYLCVFLAYGTTAGVARQVGAGDLRAAIRQGIDGMWLALAIGAVLVAAAWSLVPGIVGLFGASADVAPYAETYLRISLLGIPSMLVVLAGTGVLRGLQDTRTPLLVSIGGFGANLVLTVLLVIVLDWGVAGSAWGTVLAQTGSAAAYVAVVLRGARRHGAPVRPDAAGLRTAATAGFGLLVRTAALRVVLIVGTSVAARMGDAEIAAYQVGFQVWTLMAFALDAIAIAGQAITGRYLGASDVAGTRAVTRRMVGWGIACGVLFGVLILAVRPWLPGLFTGDGDVRDLLLASLLLVAVLQPVAGVVFVLDGILIGAGDGAYLAATTMVATAVFLPAALAAYWTGAGLVGLWIAIGLWMATRMLTLGLRARGDRWMVTGAVR; translated from the coding sequence GTGACGAACCCCCGCCGCCTCGTGACCGCGCAGGACCGCGAGATCCTGCGGCTGGCCGTGCCGGCGTTCGGCGCGCTGGTCGCCGAACCCCTGTTCCTGCTGACCGACAGCGCCATCATCGGGCACCTGGGCACCGCCCAGCTCGGCGGCCTCGGCGTCGCCGGGCAGGCGCTGGGCACGCTGGTGTACCTGTGCGTCTTCCTCGCGTACGGGACGACCGCGGGCGTGGCGCGCCAGGTGGGCGCCGGCGACCTGCGGGCGGCGATCCGGCAGGGCATCGACGGGATGTGGCTCGCCCTCGCGATCGGTGCGGTGCTCGTCGCGGCCGCGTGGTCGCTCGTCCCGGGCATCGTCGGCCTGTTCGGGGCGTCGGCGGACGTGGCGCCGTACGCGGAGACGTACCTGCGGATCAGCCTGCTCGGCATCCCGTCGATGCTCGTGGTGCTCGCGGGGACGGGCGTGCTGCGCGGCCTGCAGGACACGCGGACGCCGCTGCTCGTGTCCATCGGGGGCTTCGGCGCGAACCTGGTGCTCACCGTGCTGCTCGTGATCGTCCTGGACTGGGGCGTCGCGGGGTCGGCGTGGGGGACCGTGCTCGCGCAGACGGGCAGCGCGGCCGCCTACGTCGCGGTGGTGCTGCGGGGCGCGCGGCGGCACGGCGCGCCCGTCCGGCCGGACGCGGCGGGGCTGCGGACGGCGGCGACCGCGGGGTTCGGGCTGCTGGTGCGGACGGCGGCGCTGCGGGTGGTGCTGATCGTGGGGACGTCGGTCGCGGCGCGGATGGGCGACGCGGAGATCGCCGCCTATCAGGTCGGGTTCCAGGTGTGGACGCTGATGGCGTTCGCGCTGGACGCCATCGCGATCGCGGGGCAGGCGATCACCGGCCGGTACCTGGGCGCGTCGGACGTCGCGGGGACGCGGGCGGTCACCCGCCGGATGGTCGGCTGGGGGATCGCGTGCGGGGTGCTGTTCGGGGTGCTGATCCTCGCGGTGCGGCCGTGGCTGCCCGGGCTGTTCACCGGGGACGGCGACGTGCGCGACCTGCTGCTCGCGTCGCTGCTGCTGGTCGCGGTGCTGCAGCCGGTCGCGGGCGTGGTGTTCGTCCTGGACGGCATCCTGATCGGTGCGGGCGACGGCGCGTACCTGGCCGCGACGACGATGGTCGCGACGGCGGTGTTCCTGCCCGCCGCGCTCGCCGCGTACTGGACGGGCGCCGGGCTCGTCGGGCTGTGGATCGCGATCGGGCTGTGGATGGCCACCCGGATGCTGACGCTCGGGCTGCGGGCGCGCGGCGATCGGTGGATGGTGACCGGCGCCGTCCGCTGA
- the dnaB gene encoding replicative DNA helicase has protein sequence MSVSDLGPHEQEFERTPPHDIAAEQGVLGGMLLSQDAIAEVIEVLRTSDFYRPAHQIIYDVVLDLYGRGDPADAVTVSGELTKNGEINRIGGAPYLHTLISSVPTAANAGYYAKIVHERAVLRRLVETGTRIVQMGYAADGADADEVLDRAQAEVFAIAEKRAGEDYVPLSEIMPGALDEIEAIGSRGGQMVGTPTGFADLDALTNGLHPGQMIVVAARPAMGKALKSDTPLPTPTGWTTMGEVRVGDHLIGADGKPTRVVAATDVMDDRPCYEIEFSDGEIIVADAEHQWRTRTAPVSAIAGHCGTPLRKAVAAHAGTGSGPKRTHAHHSRLPQPPHHGHLSGRPHDLAAPGHRVRTTEEILRTLHRDGAPNHSVEVAAPFDLPPADLPTDPYLLGLRLGSGHASHLPDAYLRASAGQRRALLDGFLATAARTREDGFVRLALPSEPLARAVHELLVSLGRRATIEPAAPQDGRPDGAAPHRVALAAPDARVRHVVDVRRVPSVPVRCVQVDNDDHMYLAGRSCIPTHNSTLALDFARAASIKHGLTSAFFSLEMGRNEITMRLLSAEARVALHAMRSGTMQDEDWTRLARRMSEVAEAPLFIDDSPNMSMMEIRAKCRRLKQQHDLRLVIIDYLQLMTSGKRVESRQVEVSEFSRSLKLLAKELGVPVIALSQLNRGPEQRTDKKPMVSDLRESGSIEQDADMVILLHREDAYEKESPRAGEADLIVAKHRNGPTATVTVAFQGHYSRFVDMAQ, from the coding sequence GTGAGCGTGTCCGACCTGGGACCGCACGAGCAGGAGTTCGAACGCACTCCCCCGCACGACATCGCCGCCGAACAGGGCGTCCTCGGCGGCATGCTGCTCTCCCAGGACGCCATCGCCGAGGTCATCGAGGTCCTGCGCACCTCGGACTTCTACCGCCCCGCGCACCAGATCATCTACGACGTCGTCCTCGACCTCTACGGCCGCGGCGACCCCGCCGACGCCGTCACCGTCTCCGGCGAGCTCACCAAGAACGGCGAGATCAACCGCATCGGCGGCGCCCCGTACCTGCACACGCTGATCTCCTCGGTGCCCACCGCCGCCAACGCCGGCTACTACGCGAAGATCGTCCACGAGCGCGCCGTGCTCCGCCGCCTCGTCGAGACCGGCACCCGCATCGTCCAGATGGGCTACGCCGCCGACGGCGCCGACGCCGACGAGGTCCTCGACCGCGCCCAGGCCGAGGTCTTCGCCATCGCCGAGAAGCGCGCCGGCGAGGACTACGTCCCGCTCAGCGAGATCATGCCCGGCGCCCTGGACGAGATCGAGGCGATCGGCAGCCGGGGCGGCCAGATGGTCGGCACCCCCACCGGCTTCGCCGACCTCGACGCCCTCACCAACGGCCTCCATCCGGGCCAGATGATCGTCGTGGCCGCCCGCCCAGCCATGGGCAAGGCGCTCAAATCGGACACACCGCTACCAACCCCCACCGGTTGGACGACGATGGGCGAAGTGCGCGTCGGTGACCACCTGATCGGCGCCGACGGCAAGCCCACCCGCGTGGTCGCCGCCACGGACGTCATGGACGACCGCCCGTGCTACGAGATCGAGTTCTCCGACGGCGAGATCATCGTCGCCGACGCCGAACACCAATGGCGCACCCGCACCGCGCCGGTCTCCGCGATCGCCGGTCACTGCGGGACGCCCCTACGGAAAGCGGTCGCGGCCCATGCCGGCACCGGCAGCGGCCCGAAGCGGACCCACGCCCATCACTCCCGGCTCCCGCAACCACCGCATCACGGACACCTGAGCGGCCGACCACACGACCTAGCCGCACCGGGCCACCGCGTCCGGACGACCGAGGAGATCCTCCGCACCCTCCACCGCGACGGCGCCCCGAACCACTCCGTCGAGGTCGCGGCCCCCTTCGACCTCCCCCCGGCCGACCTCCCCACCGACCCCTACCTGCTCGGCCTCCGCCTCGGCTCCGGGCACGCGTCGCACCTGCCGGACGCCTACCTCCGCGCGTCCGCCGGGCAGCGCCGGGCCCTCCTCGACGGGTTCCTCGCCACGGCCGCCCGCACCCGCGAGGACGGCTTCGTCCGGCTCGCCCTCCCGAGCGAGCCGCTCGCCCGCGCCGTCCACGAACTCCTCGTCAGCCTCGGCCGTCGCGCCACCATCGAACCCGCCGCGCCGCAGGACGGGCGTCCGGACGGTGCGGCGCCCCACCGGGTGGCCCTCGCGGCTCCGGACGCGCGGGTCCGGCACGTCGTGGACGTGCGGCGGGTGCCGAGCGTGCCGGTGCGGTGCGTCCAGGTCGACAACGACGACCACATGTACCTCGCGGGGCGGTCGTGCATCCCGACGCACAACTCGACGCTCGCGCTCGACTTCGCCCGCGCCGCGTCGATCAAGCACGGGCTGACGTCGGCGTTCTTCAGCCTGGAGATGGGCCGCAACGAGATCACGATGCGTCTCCTCTCGGCGGAGGCGCGGGTGGCGCTGCACGCGATGCGCTCCGGCACGATGCAGGACGAGGACTGGACGCGGCTGGCGCGGCGGATGAGCGAGGTCGCGGAGGCGCCGCTGTTCATCGACGACTCCCCCAACATGTCGATGATGGAGATCCGGGCGAAGTGCCGGCGGTTGAAGCAGCAGCACGACCTGCGCCTGGTGATCATCGACTACCTGCAGCTGATGACGTCCGGCAAGCGGGTGGAGAGCCGCCAGGTCGAGGTGTCGGAGTTCTCCCGATCGCTGAAGCTGCTCGCGAAGGAGCTCGGCGTCCCCGTGATCGCGCTGTCGCAGCTCAACCGAGGTCCCGAGCAGCGAACGGACAAGAAGCCCATGGTGTCCGATCTACGCGAATCGGGCAGCATCGAGCAAGACGCGGACATGGTGATCCTGCTGCATCGGGAGGACGCGTACGAGAAGGAGTCGCCCCGGGCCGGTGAGGCCGACCTGATCGTCGCCAAGCACCGCAACGGCCCCACCGCGACCGTGACCGTCGCGTTCCAGGGCCACTACAGCCGCTTCGTCGACATGGCCCAGTAG
- a CDS encoding SMI1/KNR4 family protein translates to MAELTAPLLHKGLVAPSDLVGCTAEEIEALMAAQGVTTLPAVYREFLEYGGHTPYWLAREEWDYTWLLEEAKGVAREIVVDDDGQDWAPFADAFIFQTHHGYMFNYFRASDLTQPDPHFWIYCQGAQIESSGQPFSQYLQDLAGYLPEAIRTHQYLYHQGSAPNPPTHHWDITQRP, encoded by the coding sequence ATGGCCGAGCTGACCGCCCCGCTGCTCCATAAGGGCCTGGTCGCGCCAAGCGACCTGGTCGGCTGCACCGCCGAGGAGATCGAGGCGTTGATGGCCGCGCAAGGTGTCACGACGCTTCCCGCCGTCTACCGGGAGTTCCTGGAGTACGGCGGCCACACGCCCTACTGGCTCGCCCGCGAGGAGTGGGACTACACCTGGCTGCTGGAGGAGGCCAAGGGAGTCGCCCGGGAGATCGTCGTCGATGACGACGGCCAGGACTGGGCGCCCTTCGCCGACGCCTTCATCTTCCAGACCCACCACGGCTACATGTTCAACTACTTCCGTGCATCGGACCTGACCCAGCCGGACCCGCACTTCTGGATTTACTGCCAGGGCGCCCAGATCGAATCCAGCGGACAGCCGTTCAGCCAGTACCTGCAAGACCTGGCCGGCTACTTGCCGGAAGCGATCCGAACCCACCAGTACCTGTATCACCAGGGCTCTGCACCCAACCCTCCAACGCATCACTGGGATATCACCCAGCGGCCGTGA
- a CDS encoding oxidoreductase yields the protein MNLGLDAKTAVVTGASRGIGLATVRTLADEGVRVVGAARTVTPELKETGAHAVAADLSTAEGVAALMDAAFAELGGVDLLVNNVGGGDDLLPGGFLDVDDAAWGSILDVNLMSAVRVTRAALPSLIERGGAIVNVSSMNARVPGAGPVAYSAAKAALTALGKSLAEEFGPRGVRVNTVSPGVVRTAVWEDPDGFGAKTAAAVGVEHADLLRGLPAAAGITTGRITEPGEVAALIAFLLSDVAGNIVGSEYLIDGGSVKTS from the coding sequence ATGAACTTGGGACTCGACGCGAAGACGGCCGTCGTCACCGGCGCCTCGCGGGGGATCGGCCTGGCGACCGTCCGGACGCTGGCGGACGAGGGGGTGCGCGTCGTGGGCGCCGCCCGTACCGTCACGCCGGAGCTGAAGGAGACCGGCGCGCACGCCGTGGCCGCCGACTTGAGCACCGCGGAGGGCGTCGCGGCCCTGATGGACGCCGCGTTCGCCGAACTGGGCGGTGTCGACCTGCTCGTGAACAACGTCGGGGGCGGGGACGACCTCCTGCCCGGCGGGTTTCTGGACGTCGACGACGCCGCGTGGGGCTCGATCCTCGACGTCAACCTGATGAGCGCCGTCCGGGTGACGCGCGCGGCGCTGCCGAGCCTGATCGAGCGCGGTGGGGCGATCGTGAACGTCTCGTCCATGAACGCGCGGGTGCCCGGGGCCGGGCCGGTCGCCTACAGCGCGGCGAAGGCGGCGCTCACGGCGCTGGGCAAGTCCCTGGCAGAGGAGTTCGGGCCACGGGGGGTGCGCGTGAACACCGTCTCGCCCGGCGTCGTCCGCACCGCCGTCTGGGAGGACCCGGACGGGTTCGGCGCGAAGACGGCGGCGGCGGTCGGGGTGGAGCACGCCGACCTGCTCCGGGGCCTTCCCGCGGCCGCCGGGATCACCACCGGCCGGATCACCGAGCCCGGCGAGGTCGCGGCGCTGATCGCGTTCTTGCTGTCGGACGTCGCGGGGAACATCGTCGGCTCCGAGTACCTGATCGACGGGGGGTCGGTGAAGACGAGCTGA
- a CDS encoding ABC transporter permease codes for MTALALRSLRKRTGAFTASFLALFLGATILMAFASMLDTASGTSGTTHETLVTMASVVGGWGLLLVVFAVTSTLTLSVRQRSAEMALLKSIGATPAQLTRMITGEAAVLAVVASLLAIGPAILAGHGLLALLHDTGQVTGDVSHTFGPIAISMGTGITFVSAVGAALLTARRLARGRIADTLAETDSGRLTKKRVAFAGLFFAAALSEVIVTVTVMKDEGSGAMATSGQADIFAAIGLALLAPAIVRRAASVLARPLRLFGVAGDLAVTGMRRRTSAMAAAVTPVILFTGIAVGTLYLQSTENAAVRAAGISKTISDKSIETLNMVVIGMVVLFAAIMLVNTLVAATAHRRREFGQTRLAGATPRQVMGTVALESAVLTVIGVACGSVASLFTIVPFSLVRVDSPMPEGDVWIYVGVVALAAVLTGATAATSTRRVLRTPAIEAVSA; via the coding sequence ATGACCGCCCTGGCACTGCGCTCGCTGCGCAAGCGGACCGGCGCGTTCACCGCGAGCTTCCTCGCGCTGTTCCTCGGCGCGACGATCCTGATGGCGTTCGCGTCCATGCTCGACACCGCGTCCGGCACCAGCGGGACCACCCACGAGACGCTGGTCACGATGGCGAGCGTCGTCGGCGGCTGGGGGCTGCTGCTCGTCGTGTTCGCCGTCACCTCCACGCTGACGCTGTCGGTCCGGCAGCGGTCCGCGGAGATGGCGCTGCTCAAGAGCATCGGCGCCACGCCGGCGCAGCTCACCCGGATGATCACCGGGGAGGCGGCGGTGCTCGCCGTGGTCGCGTCGCTGCTCGCGATCGGCCCCGCGATCCTCGCCGGGCACGGCCTGCTGGCGCTGCTGCACGACACCGGGCAGGTCACCGGGGACGTGTCGCACACCTTCGGCCCGATCGCGATCTCGATGGGCACCGGCATCACGTTCGTTTCCGCCGTCGGCGCCGCGCTGCTCACCGCGCGCCGCCTGGCCCGCGGCCGGATCGCCGACACGCTCGCCGAGACCGACTCCGGACGGCTGACGAAGAAGCGCGTCGCCTTCGCGGGGCTGTTCTTCGCGGCCGCGCTCAGCGAGGTGATCGTGACCGTGACGGTGATGAAGGACGAGGGCAGCGGCGCCATGGCCACCTCCGGACAGGCCGACATCTTCGCCGCGATCGGCCTGGCGCTGCTCGCCCCCGCGATCGTGCGGCGCGCGGCGTCCGTCCTGGCCCGCCCGCTGCGGCTGTTCGGCGTCGCGGGCGACCTGGCGGTCACCGGCATGCGGCGGCGGACGAGCGCCATGGCCGCCGCCGTCACCCCGGTGATCCTCTTCACCGGCATCGCGGTCGGCACCCTCTACCTGCAGTCCACCGAGAACGCCGCCGTGCGGGCCGCCGGAATCTCCAAGACCATCTCGGACAAGAGCATCGAGACACTGAACATGGTGGTCATCGGCATGGTCGTCCTGTTCGCCGCGATCATGCTGGTGAACACCCTGGTCGCGGCCACCGCGCACCGCCGCCGCGAGTTCGGCCAGACCCGCCTCGCGGGCGCGACGCCCCGCCAGGTCATGGGCACGGTCGCACTCGAGTCGGCCGTGCTGACCGTCATCGGCGTCGCCTGCGGCTCCGTCGCCTCGCTGTTCACGATCGTCCCGTTCAGCCTGGTCCGGGTCGACTCCCCGATGCCGGAGGGCGACGTGTGGATCTACGTCGGGGTCGTCGCGCTCGCCGCGGTCCTCACCGGCGCGACGGCCGCGACGTCCACCCGCCGCGTGCTCCGCACCCCCGCGATCGAGGCGGTGTCGGCCTGA
- a CDS encoding ABC transporter ATP-binding protein — MFGRKSAPPAGGSGEALRIEGVRKIYGTGEGQVAALDGVSLSLPAGSFTAVMGPSGSGKSTLLQCAAGLDRPTEGRILVDGAELAGETEAALTRFRRERIGFVFQHFNLLPTLTVLQNVTLPLKLARRPVDRGRAADVLRRVGLGDRLGHLPAELSGGQQQRVAIARALVARPRVLFADEPTGALDTRSARDVLALLQETVRVDGQTVVMVTHDPVAAAHADAVLYLADGRIVGHQSAPTAEAVAERMTHLADEVARQRTTAGV, encoded by the coding sequence ATGTTCGGACGCAAGAGCGCGCCCCCGGCCGGCGGGTCGGGTGAGGCCCTGCGGATCGAGGGCGTGCGGAAGATCTACGGCACCGGCGAGGGCCAGGTGGCGGCGCTGGACGGCGTGTCGCTGTCCCTGCCCGCGGGCTCGTTCACCGCGGTGATGGGCCCGTCCGGATCCGGCAAGAGCACGCTGCTGCAGTGCGCCGCGGGCCTCGACCGTCCCACCGAGGGCCGGATCCTGGTCGACGGCGCCGAGCTGGCGGGCGAGACCGAGGCGGCGCTCACGAGGTTCCGCAGGGAGCGGATCGGGTTCGTCTTCCAGCACTTCAACCTGCTGCCCACCCTCACCGTCCTGCAGAACGTGACGCTGCCGCTGAAGCTGGCGCGGCGGCCGGTCGACCGGGGGCGGGCCGCGGACGTCCTGCGCCGCGTCGGGCTCGGCGACCGGCTCGGGCACCTCCCGGCGGAGCTGTCCGGCGGGCAGCAGCAGCGGGTCGCGATCGCGCGCGCGCTCGTCGCCCGCCCGCGCGTCCTGTTCGCGGACGAGCCGACGGGGGCGCTCGACACCCGCAGCGCCCGCGACGTCCTCGCGCTCCTGCAGGAGACCGTCCGGGTGGACGGGCAGACCGTCGTCATGGTCACCCACGACCCGGTCGCGGCCGCGCACGCCGACGCGGTGCTGTACCTGGCGGACGGCCGGATCGTCGGGCACCAGAGCGCGCCGACCGCCGAGGCCGTCGCCGAGCGGATGACGCACCTGGCCGACGAGGTCGCGCGGCAGCGCACCACGGCGGGGGTGTGA